The sequence GCTCTCGTTGCCGCGGAAAGTCCAATAATAAGCGTCATCATGGCAGAGGTTACAACTCCCGCCATTCCTACCGCTGCTACCTGAAGCGAACCAAGCCTGCCAACAAAATACATATCGATAAGCGTAAAAAGGTTTTGGGCAATGTTTCCAGCCATCATGGGCAGGGCAAGATGAAGCAGCGCTGACCTGGGGTCACTTTCGACTATTATTTCCCTATCTGTTCGCACAGTGGGCAAAAATAGCCCATCAAAAATAGGTTGTAAAGCTGTAAAATGTAACCTTGGGCGAAGAAAAATTAGGAGCAAATTAAAAAATCCTTTGATTTTTCGCGAAGCAGTCTATTATTTAAAAATAAATGCTTCACATGTTGAGGCAAGGATGCGCTCTAAGAAGGAGAGCGAGTTAATGAAGTATTTAGCCATAATTTTATATATAGCGTTGCTTGTATTTCTTTTTGGTTGCAGTTCCGACGTGGAATTCACCACCACCATCGAAAAAAGCGTGCATGTTCACAGCACAGAGCCCACCTATTATGCCGAACAATTAGTGGACATGTCACAGCGTGACGACCTCCTTCGTTACAAAGACGAAATAACTGGAGTAAGCGTAGAGAAAATTTTTATAAGAATAACTGAGAACAATAGCCAGCCAAACACAAGAATCTATGCCTCCGTATCGGTTGCCGACTCTAACCAATCAACCAACGACGCCGTCACAGTTGCTCAAGGAAATTTATCCCTGAACGAAGCTTTAGAAAAAGAAATAGAAATAGAGCTCGATTCGCAGGGAAAGGAAAAGCTTGACCAATACATTCATGACCTAACAAACTTCAAAATATTCATTTTTGGCTCCGCTGAGCCAGAGCCATCACAAAATGTGCCGCTTGACTTCACTGCAACGATAATAATAAAAGTAAGAATACACGCCAAGGTGAAGTTTATTTAGCTACCTTAATAATAATTCTGCGCCGCAACTATTTCAGTAATAATCAGCCGCGAAAAAACAAATTAGTAGCAATTTTCCCATCAAAGAATTTTTCATATCGCTTCCCACAAAAAACCCCGCCTCTTCCCGCAATAAATTCACTAAATATTGTCGTCAATGAAGAATTACTTGCGAGTTAGGAACAAAATTATTTATTAGTTTAGCTTTTTAGTCACTACATAATAACAAGGAGGTAAAATGGCGCACGAAATTGTAAGAAACGAACCACTGAACTATCAGGATTACCTTGTAGCGATTCGGGCGCCTGAGGTCGCAGCAAAAATAAAGCCTGGGCAGTTTGTGGTGATGATGCTTCATGATAAAGGCGAAAGAATCCCAATGTCGGTTCGAACCACCGAAGGCGATGCAATCGTTATGTACATTCGGAAAGTTGGAAAAACCACACACCAACTTATTGATACCCCAGTCGGAGGAACTATAAAGCATGTAATAGGTCCACAAGGGCAACCGCTGAAAATAGAAAAACACGGTACAGTTGTTATAGCCACTGATTCTGTCTGCGGGCATGCATGGAGCTATTCAGTCGCCAAGGCACTCAGAGAGGCTGGAAACTATGTTATCGACATCCAGTGTTTCGCAGATGAAAAGGAAGTTTATCCTGAATGGGCACTCAACAAAAGTGTCTGTGACGAACACCATGTTATGACAAAGGATGGCTCTGTTGGTGAAAAAGGACATTACACTACTTTGATTAAACAATGGCTTGCTGAAGGCAGACAAATTGACTTCATCTATGCTGGCGGTGAGTTAATAAAACTAAAGCATCTGGCAAGAATCACTCGCAAATACAATATTCCAACATGGGTTGA is a genomic window of bacterium containing:
- a CDS encoding sulfide/dihydroorotate dehydrogenase-like FAD/NAD-binding protein — encoded protein: MAHEIVRNEPLNYQDYLVAIRAPEVAAKIKPGQFVVMMLHDKGERIPMSVRTTEGDAIVMYIRKVGKTTHQLIDTPVGGTIKHVIGPQGQPLKIEKHGTVVIATDSVCGHAWSYSVAKALREAGNYVIDIQCFADEKEVYPEWALNKSVCDEHHVMTKDGSVGEKGHYTTLIKQWLAEGRQIDFIYAGGELIKLKHLARITRKYNIPTWVEAHQLMIDASGMCGACRVFVEGEMKLTCIDGPFFDAHKLDFDSMINRYSTYAAEEKIALERYLAQKRG